The window gcatctgaagacagctatggtgtacttacatataataaataaatatttaaaaaaacaaaacaaaaaaaaaacaaataaaaaaccaaccaaacaaacaaataagaaaactctcatcagggctggagagctggctcagccgttaagagcactgactgctcttccagaggccctgagttcaaatcccagcaaccacatggtggctcacaaccatctgtaatgggatcggatgacCTCTACTGGTAtatctcaagacagctacagtgtcatatatataaaataaataaaatctttacaaaaaaaaaaaagaaaactctcatCTTTGTAAAGGGCtgaaacagtggttctcaactttgctaatgctatgaccctttaatacagctcctcatgttgtggtgatccccaaacATTAAACTATGTCATTGctattttgtaactgtaattttgctaatgttatgaatagtaatataaatatataatatgcggtatatctgatatgtgactcgtATGAAAGTGTTGTTTGATATCGCGccccgagacacacacacacacacacacacacacacaaacacacaggttgagaactgctcacCTAGAATCTGGTGAGATCTCTGACCAAGATAACACAGAGGTCAGCAGGCTATAAAGTGCATATCACATCTCCCCTAAGGGTGGATTCTATTGACTGAAAGTTAACAATAAAGGTCTGTTTGAGGGAGTCTGGGATAATCACTCTGGGAGGATTTGGGTAAGGTCTGGCTCGACCAATGGCAAATGGTCACCAGGTTGTTAACAACATCCACTCCCAGCATTCTGGGTAGACTGCAGCTATTTTAGTTCTTCTACATGAAAAAACAACAACtggggcgtggtggcacacagctttaatcccagcactcgggaggcagaggcaggcagatttctacattctaggccagcctggtctacaaagtgagttccaggacagccagggctatacagagaaaccctgtcttgaaaaaaagaaagaaagaaagaaagaaagaaagaaagaaagaaagaaagaaagaaagaaagaaagaaagaaagaaagaaagaaagaaagaaaggaaaagaaaagaaaaaacaacaacaaaaccagtcgtGGCCACCGTAGGGTCAGGAAAACTGTTGGCTGCCAATCCAGCTCCAGGAtcaaagagaaacactgtcttaaagGCTAAAGGCATAGGTAGGAGTGATAGACAGCAGGACACCAGACATCCTCTTCCAGCTTCTGggcatgatctctctctctctctctctctctctctctctctctctctctctctctccccccccccgccccctccccccccacacacaactgGAGCCAAgttattttgaatttaaaatatttttcagctgggcagtggtggcacacgcctgtaatcccagcactctgggaggcagaggcaggcggatttctgaattccaggacagcctggtctacagagtgagttccaggacggccagggctatacagagaaaccctgtctcgaaaaaaccaaatccaaaaaactaaaaaaaaaaaaaaaaaaagaaagaaagaaagaaaagaaaaaagaaaggaaaagaaaaaaatatttttcagccgggtggtggtggcggtggcgcacgcctttaatcccagcacttgggaggcagaggcaggtggatttctgagttcgaggccagcctggtctacaaagtgagttccaggacagccagtgctacacagagaaaccctgtctcaaaaaaaaaaaaaaaaaaaaaaaaactaaaaaaaaaataatttttttttcttggtatgGTGGTCAATGCCTCTGCCTTTCTGATGGTTGACTGACAAGGGACAGTCATGAAttagaagctagcctggtctactagGTAAGGCTGTCTTACACAAGAGATTCGAAAAGCCAGTAATgcttatgaaataaaattaaagtaaatcaaacagatctgaagtccaggctgaccttaaactttctgttttccttgtcCTGCCTTCAGGCATGTTCCCTCTTtgagtttatataaatatataatatatggtatatatatatatatatatatatatatatatgaaatctgGGAGGTTATTTATCCAAAGGCAAAAATgaatctaagatttttttttaaagttccttttttacatcagcaagatggctcagtgggtaagttaCTTCTTGCTGGTCGAGCTTGACAAACTGAGTTTTATCCGCGTGACTCCAGCGAGCTCTCCCACCTCCATAAGCACTCTGTGGCATGTGCCCTGCCCCAATAAtaagcaatatatttttaaaagtttcttttgtttctggctGCCAGCATTCCTGGCTATTTGAGGCTTAGCCCAGAAGCAGGTGCTGGGTGtgggcccggcagtggtggctAGGGCCAGGGTAACTGGCAAAGGCACTCTCCATCCCTGGCTGGTAGCAGGAGGACACTCAAAAATTAACGCAGTTGAGGGCTGGGTGTCTTTACAGAGGAGACAAGGACCACAGGCATCCTTCTTCCTGCATTTTGATAGTACCTAAACTCCAGGGCCTGGGCAGTGAGGTTAATATGAGGTTAGATGGTTTGGGGAACCTTTCCAGCTGCAGGATATCCTTGTTTTAGATAACTTTCAGGACAACTCCCTGGAGCTTGAGCAGACAGCCCTAGATAGGGCCTGCTAGGATTTGTCCAAGGACAGGCTGAGCAGTGACCCACCCTCCTATGGCCCTCTTTCCATCCCCTCACCTCTGCCctacccctctctctccatcagaTTAAACATGTCTGGAAAGCCCAGGCCTGCGTCTGCCCATCCAGACCAGAAGAGACCACGGGACAGGATCATCTTCTGGTGAGTCTGTCCTGTCAGCAAGGCAGGCTGGTTGTCTACTTGTATGTGTTCCCTTGAGAAGGGAAAAGGAATCTAGAAGGTTCCCTAAGCGTGCTGCCCACCCAGCATCTCAGCATTTGGGACTCATCCCTGAGTCTCTGGTTTTGTCTCTAACTGACAAAGTGCATTCTACCCTATCAGGATGACATAACCTGGACCTCCTCctgacttggggggggggtgctcctTTTCCACCCTGGAGTCAGGGAGTCCATCAAGGAGAACCTCTTCTGTGGAAGAATCAGAAACTTTTTCCTAAATATAGATGTTTGGGAACCTTTCTAGATGACATCTTGTCTTAGCTTGGCAGGGCCTTAAACAATTTTCAGgaaaatcttttttgttgttgttgctttcgaatttaaaaaaatttgcatgtgtgcattcatgcaggtgtatgtacatgtgtatgcatgtaagtgtacatgtgtgtgtacacacacaagtgcacatgtacatgttttgtggcttctgtgtggaagtcagaggacaccttgcaaGAGTTGGTTTTTTGCAAGAGTTTACTGTGTACGGGTCTGAGAAGGAGCAAATTCCCGGCTGTCACTGTTGGTGGCTCCTTTACTTACTGTGTCACCTCACCATATAGTTGTtctgttttatatgtgtgggcatgtgtatttgtatacatttttatttatttatttatttatttatttatttatttatttatttatttatttttaatttggttttttttgagacagggtttctctgtatagccctggctgtcctggaactcactctgtagaccggttggcctcgaactcagaaatccgcctgcctctgcctcccagagtgctgggattacaggcgtgagccaccaccgcccggctattttatttatttttaagacaatattttttattctttaaaagttcCAGTCGGGCccgactatttcatggaaaattttacataaaaatggtagatataaaaactctttctttaattttaatgcctttctatatacttcctctattttatcagaaatgttttcaatgtaaatctttgattttatcacaaatgtttctaattccaccttcaattaatttagaaagagtttttatatctaccatttttatgtaaaattttccatgaaatagtcaattttttttttttttttttttttggatttctacctcccagagtgctgggattacaggcatgtgccactaccacctggcaaaatagtcaattttaaagtgtttgtctatttatttcttgaatctttccagaaatattttccatgtaaatcttcaacgttatctgaaaatgtttataattctgccttcaatcaacttagaattatctttatgcctgtcattttacctatataatgtccatgataatctttaattttaacatgtttttctatatatttcttcaattttatcagaaatattttccatgtaaatcttcaagtttatcagaaaatatttataattccactttcaatcaatttaggaatacttttatacctaccattattatatctatataaaatttcccatgataatcttcaattctaacatgtttttctacatttttctacaattttatcagaaatattttccatgtaaatcttcaattctatcataaaatgcttctatcccatatttcaattagcaatgttttacatgtctaccactttactctttaattttccatgaaaattgtcaattttaatgtgtttatctgaaatattttccatgtaaaatctttaattttatcatagtgtttttacttcccttttcaataaataaaaaaaattaataaaatataaaaataaaagttccatacatgcatacaacatACACTGATTATTCTCATCTGCCCCtactcctcccatcccccctctctcccttcctcttatttatttaactaacttttagacaggatctctctatgtagctctggctggcctcaacctcgCAGAggtcatcctgcctctgcctctcaagggctgggattgaaGGTTTGGATACACCCAGCCTTCCTGAAGATAATGGGTAGAGCAGGGATTATCTTCCTAAACCATAAATCCATTTacagggcctggaaagatggctcagtgattaagggcactgactgctcttccagaggacctgagttcaattcccagcaaccagcaaccacatggtggctcacaaccatctgtaatacaatccaatgccctcttctgatgtgtctgaagactgtttaaaaaaatccatttacTATATAACTCTTGGATAGAGGACATATCAGATATTAAAATAGTAACCGACTGGGCATTGtgacacttctctctctctctctttgtttgtttgtttgtttgtttgttttttggatttggtttttttgagacagggtttctctgtgtagcccctggctgtggtacttctctttaatcccagcacttgagagacaaagGCTCTTTATGAGTTTGAgcaagccttggctacatgagttCCAGATAAACAGAGCctcatagtgagattctgtcttgaaaacaaaacaaaaacaaaaattaaaaagaagctgATTGGTGGAGGCCCAcccctttaaacccagcacttgggaggcagaggcaggtggatggatctctgaggtcgaggccagcctggcctacagattgagttcctggacagctagacagagaaaccctggggcttttgtttgttgttttgtttttggttttttggatttgttttttttttttttttttttttgagacagggtttctctgtatagccctggctgtataGTGGGAGCTGTACAGTTGTTCAGTCTTGTGGACCACGTGGAGGGACGGATGTGGGGAAAGGCGCGGTTCACACGGGTCCCTTCCTTTTCCAAAGTGGAGCTCTGCGAGGCAGTTTGGTTTTTGTCTATAGAGATACTTACAAAATTTTGGGtttcttaatttctctctttccttttcttaatttctctctctccctttctcttaaattttcttttaatttcttcttcctttctttctgtgtgtgggaAGACTCAAGATTTTAGAGAGACTGCAGCTGTTAGCCCAGGTGCAACCAGATTGTTCCTCTTGTAGGAAAAAGGAAGGGTGCCAGTGAACTCAATTCAATGCAGGGACTTGGGGGCTCCTTCTTGCTGTCGAGGCTGCAGAATGTCTGTCCTGACCTACATTCCATCCGCTGAAGTTTTAGTTCTTTACGAGGTCTTTTCTGATTACTTAAAAATTCCATTTTGGAAAACAATGTTGTGCATTGgccgggaatcgaacccgggcCTCCCGCGTGGCAGGCGAgaattctaccactgaaccaccaaTGCCTTACTATAGGAGTTGCCTTTGCTGGTTTAGTTCAGTCTCTGACGGTCTGGACTGCATAGCGTCGTCATTCCTGAAATCCTGCATCTGGGGCTCTGGATACAACATTCTTTCGGATCTGATCTACCTTGTTTGGGAGAGATGCGTGCCTTCTCCACGCTGATCTGCGCCCGCCTGCTTTTTCTTCCTCCTACCGGCCGGAATCCGAAGCAGCCCCGAGTGTCCTCTACCGCCCACCCAGACATCcagaagtcaggaagcagaggtggccGGAAACCTCATCACAATTGCGGGGACCCTGCAGGCTGTAAGGGCAGATGGGCATCCTATCCTTCCCTTGGTCCACGGAGTCGCCTTAGAGCTGGGCACGTTAGACGACAGCACCTAGGAAGCTGTTTCTTAACTTTAGACCCAACTCCAACCCAGCATGCTCACCAGCCTATTCCAGGCTGGACCTAATGCTTTGTGTATTCGCACCAGCCATTCATGCTTTGGAATAGGCGATTGTCTGCATTGATACAACACCCCTCCGTATGAAAAGGAGGGAGACCGCCCTTAAGAGCCCGGCACCTCTTCGGAGCTCCACCTCTTCCATGGCCCCGCAGCCAAGGGCAGGTGGCTCGGCTGCGGCCTTAACCTTTCTTACTAGCCCCTCATATGCTGACCTCTGCTTTCCGGCAGTTCCCACGCTAGGATTAAAATCTCCACACCCACACTAAGACCTTGGGCTCTGGCTTAATTTCTCTTTCATCCTTTGCCGGACAAAGATCCGGAAGATCAGTAGTGCCTGGCTCAGGCAGAAGTGCCTTTGGAGGGCCAGGCTCCGGCTGGACAGCCGGCTGGGTTGTCGCCCTACTGCCACTTACCTcggcagcaggggtggggtgggtgggtgggtggtggtggtggtggtgaagagtCCAATCAGGGAGAAGCTGGTCTGTTGTGGTCTCCAAAATGACTCTGGGCAAGAGCCTAGGGTGTCTTCTGAGGAAGAGTCCAGACCTTCAAAGGAAGGGCTGCAGGTGTAGGTAGGATgggcaggagttcaaagtcagcctcagctacatagagagtttgaggccaatcagGGCGACataagagagggaaaggagggagggagggagggtataCTTACTCTTCCAAGTTCAGCTGAGGGCCAGGACGACTCTGGCTTCCCCTTATTTGTAAACTGAACTGAGTCAAATAGAGAAGGTATACACTGCTAGTAGTTAGTGGTTGGGTCTTGTCAGCTGTGTCCTGAGGTAGGGACGTGGAGCTGGATGACTTGACTGCTCCCTCCTTGTCTCTTTAGGGTGAATGAAAGCAAAAGGACCCCTGCACTCATCCATCAGGTGCCAGCCAAGAGGCGAAGGACCTATCTAAGTACAGGGGTCAGGACGGCTTACAGCACTCACAAGGCCTGCAGGAACAGTCACCTGCCCCTGGGGGGGATAAAGAGTGAGTAAGGGGCCCAGCCCTCACCTTCAGTGTGGGGAGGAGTTGGGTAGCTTTATCTAAAGTGAGGGAAGGCTGTAAAACCCCAACAGTACCCGCTCTCAGTCCCTGTACCCCTGTGGCCATGTGCGCTTCAACTCTGCCCCCTCTTAGCAGACCAGTCTGAGGAGCTGGATTCCATCCGCAGGGAGCTGAGCGAGATCAAAGCCCGGGTGGACAGCCTGCTGGAGAGTCTGGAGTCcatggagcagcagcaggagcagcacgTGAGGCAGGTACTCAAAGGGATGCCCAGGTCATGTTCTCCGTGGGTCCCAGATTGGGGTACTTGGGGTTCTTCTGTTAGTGGCTTTCTCTGTTTGGGGCTTCCTTTACCAGTATTAGACTTCATTTCCCTTGGCTGTTTCCACGGCCAGAAGTACCTCTGTGACCTCTAGGTTGTCCTGGTTCCCTCCTGATATCTAGGGTCAAAGCAGTTGCCTCATTCTCCCTCTTGTTCTTTGGAGTTCTAGATTACTGCTAGGCTCCTGATTGAGTCAGCGGGGACCTCTGAACTTTAGCCTACTGGCTCTCTAAACAGGACCAAAGGAGAGTGAAGGGAACAGGTGTCCTGGAAGTGCAGGCTTCTCACGCCAAAATACTGAGCCCCTTGTGTCCAGGGGCCGGAGGGCCTACGAAGAGGCAGGCAGCTCAgggcaatacacacacacacacacacacacacacacggtaatcAGGGAGTGTTCTGCTCCCCTTCACCCTACTTGGGTCCTTGTGGCCTCTCTATGAGCAAAGACAGAGCGCTTGGTTTATGTAGGTGCACAGAGTAAGTAGTAGGGTACAGACGGGTTTACAACTTGTACCCAAGAGCAGTTCTTAGGACAGCCACTTCTCCCTTCTCTGCTTTTTAGCCCCTTGATTCTGGGCTTGGTCGGCTCAGCTATACCAGGATCTACTGGCCAGGCATCTGGACACTTGGGTTAAGTCAGTTCTGGGTTGAAATACCATCTTCTGGAAAGGAGACAGACGAAATCTGACTTTGTATGATACCTATATATGTTCCATAAGCCAAGGCCCCGCCTCCCTCTTTAAGCTTGTTAACATTTGATTTCCTGAACCAGGGCTGTGGCATGCTAAAGTTTCTAGAGTGAGACAGTCCAAATGTGGACACTGATAATCCTttgtgtagcagtatagggcctTAAATTTTCTGTCCTCCCACACCTTTCTCCATTATCAGTGAATTCCTCATAATGCCCTGCCTAACCCAGGCTGGATGGGCTCTGGAAGGTCCTCCCTGCCACTTATGGCCAGAGTCACAACTGATCCGGAAAAAGAATGTGCTACAGAGAAAATGTCTGCTCCTGCCTGCTGGTTCTGGGTTTCCAGGCTTCGGGGCTAGTGGGCATGCTTAGACTGGATACTCGCCAGCATCCCTGCCATCCTCCAAAGAATCTAGAGTAGCCTCAGACTTCCCAAAGATCCCAAaacaggggaaggaggggagttGGAGGAACTAGATTTTAGCTCATTTTAGCCATCTTTCCTAggctctgcctcctgccctcTAAGCCGGCCCCTCTTATTTTCTACAGGTGAAGAATCAAGTGTCAGACCAGTATAGCCAGTAGGAGGTAGGAAACTTTCCAGACTTTCTTCAGCTGGTACTTCTTGGGTGGCCTGTTTCCTTGCCTTGTGTTTTTGGAAAGCCCCTAGTCACTCCCTTGCAACTTGAAGTCACCTTTACTAGCACCTGGGCATTTCTAGTGCTGAAGCTCCGTCCAGCCCACCCAGAAAACCTCCCAGTACTAACGGTTTTAACTCCTGCTGTGGGCAGGGTAGGGAAGCCCCACACACCAGCAATATCTCACTATTCTCTTTCAACTGTGGTGATCTTGCAGGAGGCACCTGACAAAGCCCTGAGCCCAAAGAGCGTCACTGGCTCTCATGGAATGAAGACTGGCGCTTATTTTTCTCCTTGCCCACGAACACTAAATCTGGTGGTGTGTCCATTTTTCTGCAGCTACAGCAGCGAAGCACACTGTACCCTAGTGACACCGAGCTGTAAGGTTGTGTGCGCCCACCTAACCAATCTCTTTTGGTTAAAGCCACCATGTACCCTACAAAGCCATAAGCTATCCTTCAGAATAGGGGAACTTTTACAGCtccttatctttctctttttttggggggggggtgttgaaacagggtttctctgtatagccctagctgtcctggaactcagtctgtagacgaccaggctgacctcgaactcaagaaatccacctgcctctgcctcccaagtgctggcattattAAAGGCGTGCCCACTGCCTTCCTGGCTCTTTATTTGCTCTAGACAGTCATgtcagaaagggaaaaataaaatgtgtatttcttcttcctggtCAGGGGTTCTTACTTTGTCCTCATAAACTGAGCAGACCCCTGGAATACTTAGTAAGTCTCACACAGCTTCCTCCAATCCAGCCCTTActgaagaacaagacaagtccctATACTCCTGGTCAGCCAGGCCTGCTCTGCCTTAAGGAACAGTCAGGCTGTAAATGATGCCACAGTATTTAGGCGGTCTCCATTTGAGTAGTCCATTGCTGCCCTAAGCCTTGTTCCCAGAAGCCAAACCTGGACAGGACACCAGGATGGGACCCTGCATCCTTCCAGAGCATAATCCTTTTCAGTTACCCAACTCCTAGATATGGTTTTGTCCTAAAAGAAAGGATAGGGATGCACCGGGGCTTCTCCTTTTAAATCTCCCCAGTCTTTTTTTCGAGGCCGGGGTTTCTGTCTTATCCCCTCAGCAGCTGCCCCAGACAATGCTCCCAGGGCAGGTTTCTCCTCCAAAGCACATAATCCTTTCTTACATACGGTGGGCTAATAGGAACATTTAAGGCAGTAATGACTCGAGCCCTTGACAACACATGCCCAGTTCGGAACGGCATTGCTTCTAACTCTAGTATCAAGAAAAACCACAACAGATGTATTTCCAGGTATAAAAACGTTTTTATGTTTTACTCCGAGTACCGAGAAGGCAAAGCCCCCTTGTCCATCCTCTCACAAGAATCAGTTTATTATATATTGGAGCTGATGGTTGGCCCGCAGAGGGTCCATCCCTTACAAGACCATAGCCCCAGGTCTCATTTACTAGGTCAATCCAGTTCAAGTCCTTTCCAACTTAGGAGTATGGCTTCTTTCAAATTTCTCCAACTGGATCGTGTTCTCAAAGGCCTTTTAAACCTTTCCCACACAGCTGTGCAGTGCTTTGGTTCTCCCCCACTCTCGTTTCTCAGCTCAGCGAAGTCAGGCGACCAACAGCGCTGGTCCTTTTGGGAGAGAAGGGCGATTGCAGTCCTCCGCGTCCTCTGTCGCTCAGGTTTTCCAATCAGGGTGGGGCGGCGGCACCCCTCCGGCGGGCGGCCCGCACCAAGCACTGCTGCAGCACCGGGTAGAGGCGCTGGCAGCCTTCCAGGCCCAGGCGCACCGCATCAGTCCAACTCTCAGTCTGACCGCCTTCCCCACTGCCCAGTAACCCGGCCACCTGATTGAGCACAGGCATGAGAGCCACCGTGAGACCGGCCGCAGAATGCTCCTCCTCGAGCCGCGTGGGGTCCAGCAGCCAGGTCGGGGAGGGTCCCGGTGTGAGGCTCAGGCCGCAGCCCACTACTAGATCATACATCTCGACTCCCGCGTCGGCCAGGGCGAGCGCAGCAGCGGTGAGCGCCGCAGCCAGCGCAGAGCCGCCGTCCTCCAGCAGCAGCGCGGACACCTCGAGTTGAGCACGAGGGTAGCGCCCCAGGCGCACAGCGGGCTCCAGAGCCTCTTGCAGAGCCAGACCCAGCTCGCGCTCCTCGCCGCTGCCCTGGGGTGCGCGACGCCGGCGACCGGAGAAGGGCGCGCGTCGGAAATCGCAGAGCAGGCGACCACGGAGGGCAGCCGGGGCTTCACCGCCCGCTCCCGCAGGACCGCCGCCGCGCTCGCCGCCCTCAGCCTGCCGCGGACCAGACACGGCGCACAGCACCTTGGTACCTCCCGCCTCCAGGTAGGCGGAGCCCTTGGCCTGGCTCAGCAGCCCCGCGCGCGCGTACACCGGTCGTAGCCGCGTAGGGTCGCGAGCAGCGGGCGTCTCGTCTTCTTCGACCGCGTACAGCTGCGGCGGCTGGGACTCCTCCGGCCCGCGGATGCGGCGGTGGTCTCCCGGCATGGCGGCTACCGGCGTGCGAGCTACTTCCGCCTGCTGGCCTGCCCTTGCGCTCCGGCTCTTCCGCTGGCTTAAAGATACGCGCCCGCGCAGAGCCTATCGGGAGAGCGGTAGACGTCCGCATTGCCACCTAGCGGAGTGGAGGAAGAACGGCGAGGTACGGCAGGATTCCTGTGCTGGTACCTTAACTAGTTCTAAGGCCCTGATCTGTTGTTATCCCTGAATTTTGCAGTCTTTTACATAAGCTTGCTCAAAGTGAGAACTTTTTGTTCACTCCTGTGCTTAGTCCCCTCGCTGGTTTCAACACTTGTTTAATAAATGGACAGAATCTCTCTTCCTTCCTACACTTCTACACATACAATTTCTAACACTCCGAGGAACGTGTCATAAGCAGGCAGTATCTCTGCTTCCAGAACCTTCTGTTTGTAGATTCATACAAATTGAATTTTAGGGCTGGGCCAGGGTCTTGAACCTAGTTTATATTAAAGCGGCAGGGATGGAGCAGTTACTAGGAGACATCTACACATTCATACCTCCTGTATCAGTTGTCTGACCTCAAAGGGAGGCATGCAGACAAGCATGATGGAGGTTGTCCTAAGAGACTAAGAGCAGTGGCTCTCCACTAGAAGCAATTCAGAAGAATTTCCCTCCACCCCTTCTATTGGATTCCAGCCCATCCATTCCACCTCTGGCTCTGCTCTCCCAGGGTCCGCTCCTAACATTCAGAagtctgggggggtgggggggggtggggggggggtgggagggtctaTTTTGTGGTAACATCAACCAGGAACCAGCTGGAACCGTAACCTGTATTCTGCAAATAAACAGGGAGCCGGGTTCACCCCAGGAGGAAAAGCAGAGTAAATAGCATCCCCAAGTATTGCACATGgtcctttttattttctgcagtgaaaggcttccttcctccctgcagACCTAGAAGCCTCGGGT of the Apodemus sylvaticus chromosome 21, mApoSyl1.1, whole genome shotgun sequence genome contains:
- the Exosc6 gene encoding exosome complex component MTR3 gives rise to the protein MPGDHRRIRGPEESQPPQLYAVEEDETPAARDPTRLRPVYARAGLLSQAKGSAYLEAGGTKVLCAVSGPRQAEGGERGGGPAGAGGEAPAALRGRLLCDFRRAPFSGRRRRAPQGSGEERELGLALQEALEPAVRLGRYPRAQLEVSALLLEDGGSALAAALTAAALALADAGVEMYDLVVGCGLSLTPGPSPTWLLDPTRLEEEHSAAGLTVALMPVLNQVAGLLGSGEGGQTESWTDAVRLGLEGCQRLYPVLQQCLVRAARRRGAAAPP